A part of Ignavibacteriota bacterium genomic DNA contains:
- a CDS encoding mechanosensitive ion channel family protein, whose product MFDEIWFGNTVRLWMTALAAVIITTVILTGAKRIIVHRLRMLAERTETDIDDLIVDLLGRTRLSFLIAIATYGASHMIHRAPEVTEFIRTAIILILLLQGAIWGNGLIVYGIAKATRQKMSEDAASATTLSALGFVGKILLWAIVLLLALDNLGFDITALVAGLGVTGIAVALAIQNVLGDLFASLSIVLDKPFVIGDFIVVDAVQGTVEHVGLKTTRIRSISGEQIIVSNADLLKSRIRNYKRMQERRAVFSIGVEYGTPPEKLEQVPTMLKEIVVSHDRVRFDRAHLQTLGESAIIFEVVYFMVEPDYTLFMNTQQSINLSVLRRLAVEGIRFAYPSRTLYMKQ is encoded by the coding sequence ATGTTCGACGAGATCTGGTTCGGCAATACCGTACGTCTCTGGATGACCGCACTGGCGGCCGTCATCATCACCACCGTCATCCTCACGGGTGCAAAACGTATCATCGTCCACCGGCTCCGCATGCTCGCCGAACGGACCGAGACCGATATCGATGACCTGATCGTGGACCTGCTCGGCCGCACGCGCCTGTCGTTCCTCATCGCGATCGCAACCTATGGCGCCTCGCATATGATCCACCGGGCGCCGGAGGTCACGGAGTTCATCAGGACGGCGATCATTCTGATCCTCCTCCTGCAGGGTGCCATCTGGGGGAACGGGCTCATCGTGTATGGGATCGCGAAGGCGACCAGGCAGAAAATGAGCGAAGATGCCGCCAGCGCAACCACGCTTTCCGCACTCGGCTTCGTCGGAAAGATCCTGCTCTGGGCCATTGTGCTGCTGCTGGCACTGGACAACCTCGGGTTCGATATCACCGCGCTCGTTGCCGGCCTTGGCGTTACCGGTATCGCCGTCGCTCTGGCGATCCAGAACGTCCTGGGAGACCTGTTCGCGTCCCTGTCGATCGTGCTGGACAAGCCGTTCGTGATCGGGGATTTCATTGTGGTCGATGCGGTGCAGGGCACGGTGGAGCATGTGGGACTGAAGACGACGCGCATCCGGAGCATCTCGGGAGAGCAGATCATCGTCTCCAATGCCGACCTGCTCAAGAGCCGGATCCGGAATTACAAGCGCATGCAGGAACGGCGCGCCGTGTTCTCGATCGGCGTGGAGTATGGCACGCCACCCGAGAAGCTCGAACAGGTGCCAACGATGTTGAAGGAGATCGTGGTATCGCATGACCGGGTGCGGTTCGACCGCGCCCATCTCCAGACACTCGGCGAGTCGGCGATCATCTTTGAGGTCGTGTACTTCATGGTGGAGCCGGACTACACACTCTTCATGAACACCCAGCAGTCCATCAATCTGTCCGTCCTCCGGCGCCTGGCGGTGGAAGGGATCCGGTTCGCGTACCCGAGCAGGACATTGTACATGAAGCAGTAG
- a CDS encoding MFS transporter, translating to MTSVSDRPVHSAAFRRRRLFNWLPLGLTYAFLYMARYNLTVSKNALGDLMSKEAFGIIFAAGTITYAFSFLINGPLTDRIGGKRAMLIGAIGSAVMNVFLGIVVYGILVEHWALNLTVAFAVIYSLNMYFQSYGAVAIVKVNAAWFHVRERGIFGGIFGILISLGLYFAFDWSQAVVNFTEAMNPASPQYWLVFFIPAAILLFWVLLDMLFLRDTPGQAGFTDFDTGDASSGEQDAPFNLKEILLRIFTNRVLIIVGLIEFCTGVLRNGVMHWFPIFAKEQIAADPVTSEAWRFWLNNWGLMLMLAGASGGMLAGWMSDHLFGSRRAPVAGILYSVLLLAVAGMTVTLYGNPLLLGILVSAVSVTVIGTHGMLSGTATMDFGGRKAAATAVGLIDGLVYLGTGVQSLALGYITSWNWSYWPVFLIPFAIAGIAMTRLIWNAIPKGRGAAH from the coding sequence ATGACCTCAGTCTCTGACCGCCCGGTACACTCCGCGGCCTTCCGCCGCCGCCGGCTCTTCAACTGGCTGCCACTCGGCCTGACCTACGCCTTCCTCTATATGGCGAGGTACAACCTCACCGTATCGAAGAACGCGCTCGGTGACCTGATGTCCAAGGAGGCCTTTGGCATCATCTTCGCCGCCGGCACCATCACCTACGCCTTCTCCTTTCTGATCAACGGCCCGCTCACGGACCGGATCGGAGGAAAACGGGCGATGCTCATCGGAGCTATCGGCTCGGCCGTGATGAATGTCTTCCTGGGCATCGTCGTGTACGGGATCCTCGTCGAGCACTGGGCCCTCAATCTTACGGTCGCCTTCGCGGTGATCTATTCCCTGAACATGTACTTCCAGAGTTACGGCGCCGTCGCGATCGTGAAGGTGAATGCTGCATGGTTCCATGTGCGCGAACGCGGGATCTTCGGAGGGATCTTCGGGATCCTGATCTCGCTCGGTCTCTACTTCGCCTTCGACTGGAGCCAGGCGGTCGTGAACTTCACCGAGGCCATGAACCCGGCGAGCCCGCAATACTGGCTCGTCTTCTTCATCCCCGCCGCCATCCTCCTCTTCTGGGTGCTGCTCGACATGCTCTTCCTGCGCGATACCCCCGGGCAGGCAGGGTTCACGGACTTCGATACCGGCGATGCATCATCGGGCGAGCAGGATGCCCCCTTCAACCTCAAGGAGATCCTTCTCAGGATCTTCACGAACAGGGTCCTCATCATCGTGGGCCTCATCGAATTCTGCACGGGCGTGCTGCGGAATGGCGTGATGCACTGGTTCCCGATCTTCGCCAAGGAACAGATCGCCGCCGATCCCGTCACGTCGGAGGCATGGAGGTTCTGGCTGAACAACTGGGGACTCATGCTCATGCTCGCCGGCGCAAGCGGAGGGATGCTGGCAGGCTGGATGTCCGATCACCTCTTCGGGTCACGCCGTGCCCCGGTCGCAGGCATCCTCTACTCCGTACTCCTGCTCGCGGTCGCCGGCATGACGGTGACGCTCTATGGCAATCCCCTGCTCCTCGGGATCCTCGTGTCCGCCGTGTCCGTCACGGTGATCGGCACCCACGGCATGCTGAGCGGGACGGCAACGATGGATTTCGGCGGAAGGAAAGCGGCCGCAACAGCGGTGGGACTGATCGACGGGCTCGTGTACCTGGGCACCGGGGTTCAATCGCTCGCTCTCGGGTATATCACCAGCTGGAACTGGAGCTACTGGCCCGTGTTCCTGATCCCCTTCGCGATCGCCGGCATTGCGATGACCAGGTTGATCTGGAACGCGATACCCAAAGGGAGAGGTGCGGCGCACTGA
- a CDS encoding M20/M25/M40 family metallo-hydrolase yields MSDAPVVIGAHYDHVGYKKNSPAGTDSIFNGADDNASGTAGLIEVAKAAGAMGTRPARPILFIAFAGEEKGLFGSEWYARHPLFPLPSTRAMLNMDMVGMNAPDSLLLIAQERHRSLEDVARSVNDGSGFTLVTSNLESGGSDHMSFTKRDVPALFFHSGLTPYYHKVVDEASLLNPDKIARVAGLVFRTAWILAGSPHR; encoded by the coding sequence GTGAGCGACGCGCCGGTGGTCATCGGTGCGCACTATGACCATGTCGGGTACAAAAAGAACTCGCCCGCGGGGACGGATTCCATTTTCAATGGGGCCGATGACAATGCATCGGGGACCGCCGGGTTGATCGAAGTCGCGAAGGCGGCGGGTGCGATGGGGACCCGGCCCGCCCGGCCGATCCTGTTCATTGCCTTCGCCGGCGAGGAGAAGGGGCTCTTTGGGTCCGAGTGGTATGCGCGGCATCCGTTGTTCCCCCTGCCCAGCACCCGTGCGATGCTGAACATGGATATGGTCGGCATGAATGCCCCCGATTCACTCCTCCTGATCGCCCAGGAGCGTCACCGCTCGCTGGAAGACGTGGCCCGCTCGGTGAACGACGGCTCCGGCTTCACGCTCGTCACCTCCAACCTCGAGTCGGGCGGGAGCGATCATATGAGTTTCACCAAGCGCGATGTCCCCGCGCTGTTCTTTCACTCCGGCTTGACCCCGTACTACCATAAGGTCGTTGATGAAGCATCATTGCTGAACCCTGACAAGATCGCCCGGGTCGCCGGACTCGTGTTCCGGACGGCATGGATCCTGGCAGGATCCCCGCACCGCTGA
- a CDS encoding bifunctional metallophosphatase/5'-nucleotidase — translation MRLRILRLLAVALLGSVLAACAQPLPLTVLHTNDMHASFVPREAIWTKQTPIPMIGGFKQVQFAIDSIRSGRNDVLVLDAGDVMTGNPITERVYRDAQGGALFAMMSMMGYDAWCVGNHDLDISQQNLAGLMNVASFPTVSANLVNEAGQPLLNNRPYVIIERGGMKIGIIGIISQELYSLVLQTNLIGARVLSPVETARKYADELGPKTDLVIALTHQGVDQDSALAAEVRGIDLIVGGHSHTRLKSPLIVNGIPIVQAGSNTEYLGVVDLLVEKHKIVRINGKLLPLWAAQTRPQTRLGAFVDSLQTEIDREYDEVIGTLRGNWERKPTANTIGGYVTEAQRQAVHADVAFMNLHGIRRDIPAGPLTKRELFEALPFRNVLTTFKLTGTELESILAHAIAQREPIIVTGVTGEWSAGADGIITLHNVRINGTPLEGGRSYICTANDYLVGEAKRYLGMQLPDVIYLQRTLFTTVEEAIRRDREITPAVLPSLTRSH, via the coding sequence ATGCGCCTTCGTATCCTCCGTTTGCTTGCGGTAGCTCTGCTCGGGTCTGTGCTCGCAGCATGTGCACAGCCCCTGCCGCTCACCGTCCTCCACACGAACGACATGCATGCATCGTTCGTCCCGCGCGAGGCCATCTGGACAAAGCAGACACCCATCCCGATGATCGGCGGGTTCAAGCAGGTGCAGTTCGCGATCGACTCGATCCGCAGCGGGCGCAACGACGTGCTCGTCCTCGATGCAGGCGACGTCATGACCGGCAACCCGATCACCGAGCGCGTGTACCGCGATGCCCAGGGTGGTGCGCTGTTCGCCATGATGAGCATGATGGGGTATGACGCATGGTGTGTCGGGAACCACGACCTGGATATTTCGCAGCAGAACCTTGCCGGACTGATGAACGTGGCGAGTTTTCCGACCGTCTCCGCCAACCTCGTCAATGAGGCCGGCCAGCCCCTCCTCAACAACCGTCCGTATGTCATCATCGAACGCGGCGGGATGAAGATCGGCATCATCGGGATCATCTCCCAGGAGCTGTACAGCCTGGTGTTGCAGACGAATCTCATCGGTGCGCGGGTCCTCTCGCCGGTGGAGACGGCCCGGAAGTATGCTGATGAACTCGGCCCGAAGACCGATCTGGTGATCGCGCTGACGCACCAGGGTGTGGATCAGGATTCCGCGTTGGCGGCCGAGGTCCGGGGGATCGACCTCATCGTTGGCGGCCATTCCCACACGCGTCTGAAGTCCCCGTTGATCGTGAATGGCATCCCCATCGTCCAGGCCGGCTCCAATACCGAGTACCTCGGCGTCGTTGACCTCCTCGTCGAAAAGCACAAGATCGTCAGGATCAACGGCAAGCTGCTGCCGCTCTGGGCGGCTCAGACGCGTCCACAGACACGCCTCGGGGCATTCGTGGATTCGCTCCAGACGGAGATCGATCGCGAGTACGATGAAGTGATCGGGACGCTGCGCGGGAACTGGGAGCGGAAACCGACCGCGAACACGATCGGCGGCTACGTGACAGAGGCCCAGCGCCAGGCGGTGCACGCCGATGTGGCTTTTATGAATCTCCACGGGATCCGGAGGGACATTCCCGCCGGCCCGTTGACGAAGCGTGAGCTGTTCGAAGCACTGCCGTTCCGCAATGTGCTCACCACCTTCAAGCTGACCGGCACCGAACTGGAGTCCATCCTTGCCCACGCCATCGCGCAACGGGAGCCGATCATTGTCACCGGCGTCACCGGTGAATGGTCCGCCGGCGCCGACGGCATTATCACCTTGCACAACGTCCGGATCAACGGCACGCCGTTGGAGGGGGGACGGTCGTACATCTGCACCGCCAACGATTACCTTGTCGGCGAGGCAAAGCGGTATCTCGGGATGCAACTCCCGGATGTGATCTATCTCCAGCGCACACTGTTCACGACTGTTGAAGAGGCTATCCGCAGGGACCGCGAGATCACTCCGGCCGTCCTGCCTTCACTGACACGTTCACACTGA
- a CDS encoding 4Fe-4S dicluster domain-containing protein, protein MKTAKSIQDAIRAAGVVGAGGAGFPSHVKAGATVDTIIANGAECEPLIHKDFEIMTRHAAEVVRGVRLLMQATGAARGIIGIKEKNAAAVKAVTAALDGKDMTVHLLGDFYPSGDEYILVYESTGRLIPPQGIPLDVKVVVNNVETLLNIARAADGEPVTEKWVSVAGAVHHPVCFKAPLGTPFTELVKVAGGTTTNDFGFFVGGIMMGSLEFDLNRVVTKTTAGLIVLPREHTLITRKSRPAKAMHKIGKSACDQCTFCTELCPRYLLGYDVQPHKVMRSLGFTTTGEAYWNQFASLCCACGLCTLYACPEGLFPKEACDKGKDDMKAAGLKWDGKKEVKPHAMYEGRRTPLKQLMKKLGVLPYDHPSAYTDANVAPRTVSLPLAQHIGAPAVPVVTPGQRVERGTCIADIPEGKLGSRIHASITGIVRSIDTTIVIEQG, encoded by the coding sequence ATGAAGACCGCAAAGAGCATACAGGATGCGATCCGGGCAGCAGGGGTGGTGGGTGCCGGTGGCGCCGGATTCCCGTCGCACGTGAAAGCCGGAGCGACCGTGGATACCATCATCGCCAACGGCGCGGAGTGCGAGCCGCTGATCCACAAGGATTTTGAGATCATGACGCGGCATGCCGCGGAGGTCGTGCGCGGTGTGCGGTTGCTGATGCAGGCAACGGGTGCAGCGCGCGGGATCATCGGGATCAAAGAGAAGAACGCCGCGGCCGTGAAAGCGGTGACGGCGGCGCTGGATGGCAAGGATATGACCGTGCATCTCCTGGGCGACTTCTATCCGTCCGGCGACGAGTACATCCTCGTGTACGAATCCACGGGCCGGCTGATCCCGCCGCAGGGGATCCCGCTCGACGTGAAGGTCGTCGTGAACAACGTAGAGACCCTGCTCAATATCGCCCGCGCAGCGGACGGGGAACCGGTCACGGAGAAATGGGTCAGCGTTGCCGGCGCGGTGCATCATCCGGTGTGCTTCAAGGCGCCGCTGGGCACGCCGTTCACCGAACTCGTGAAGGTCGCGGGCGGGACGACCACGAACGACTTCGGATTCTTCGTCGGCGGGATCATGATGGGCTCTCTGGAGTTCGACCTGAACCGTGTGGTGACCAAGACCACGGCCGGCCTGATCGTGCTGCCCAGGGAACACACGCTGATCACACGCAAGAGTCGTCCCGCGAAGGCGATGCACAAGATCGGGAAATCGGCGTGCGACCAGTGCACGTTCTGCACGGAACTCTGTCCGCGCTATCTCCTTGGCTACGACGTGCAGCCGCACAAGGTGATGCGCAGTCTCGGCTTTACCACGACCGGTGAGGCATACTGGAACCAGTTCGCATCCCTGTGCTGCGCCTGCGGACTCTGTACCCTGTATGCCTGTCCCGAAGGGCTGTTCCCGAAAGAGGCATGCGACAAGGGGAAGGACGATATGAAAGCAGCGGGACTGAAGTGGGACGGCAAGAAGGAAGTGAAGCCGCATGCGATGTATGAAGGCCGGCGGACGCCGCTGAAGCAATTGATGAAGAAACTCGGCGTGCTGCCGTACGACCACCCCTCGGCGTACACGGACGCGAACGTGGCGCCACGGACGGTGTCCCTTCCGCTGGCGCAGCACATCGGCGCCCCCGCAGTGCCAGTCGTCACGCCCGGCCAGCGGGTTGAACGCGGTACATGCATTGCGGACATCCCGGAAGGAAAACTCGGCTCCCGTATCCACGCCAGCATCACCGGGATCGTCCGGAGTATCGATACCACCATCGTCATTGAGCAAGGATAA
- a CDS encoding aminopeptidase P family protein, whose amino-acid sequence MRPLHALIIACAAVFTAHPALAGAGPAELAARRARVLAALDPTAAMVLRAPDERNRSGDTGYKYRTDSNLLYLTGEDRPGLTLVLAPRGVRVGDTTLQVVLFAKTETNDGVPPVPALADGMIRPPEELKAALETLLPSLQTLFTAPISPVFVSDWLNNRPLFLERDVRKELEKKFPQLKIKSPSLIVGRLRAVKSPVEVGQIRRSIAATGEGLGAAFRICRPGMKEYELQAAIEYPMYRNGATAPAFSSIVGSGPNSLILHYEHNQRTMQAGDVVVMDVGAEIEGYAADITRTIPVSGKFTPEQRKVYETVLRAQEAIIKAIRPGALWSDMDRAAKAVIDAAGYGKYWRHSVSHHLGIDVHDAGPMDTLRVGMVVTMEPGVYIPVADTTVASGFRGVGIRIEDDALVTETGCEVLTAAVPKQPADIERIMKKK is encoded by the coding sequence ATGCGGCCTCTCCATGCACTGATCATAGCGTGTGCCGCGGTGTTCACGGCACACCCTGCCCTTGCCGGCGCGGGGCCCGCAGAGCTTGCCGCCCGGCGTGCCCGCGTCCTGGCTGCCCTCGATCCGACGGCGGCCATGGTGCTGCGGGCCCCCGACGAGCGTAACCGTTCCGGTGATACGGGGTATAAGTACCGCACGGACAGCAATCTCCTCTACCTGACCGGCGAAGACCGGCCGGGACTCACGCTGGTCCTGGCACCCCGGGGCGTCCGCGTCGGTGATACGACCCTTCAGGTGGTGCTCTTCGCAAAAACCGAAACGAATGACGGCGTGCCTCCGGTCCCGGCGCTGGCCGACGGCATGATACGGCCGCCGGAGGAGCTCAAGGCCGCGCTGGAGACGTTGCTTCCGTCGCTCCAGACGCTCTTTACTGCCCCGATCTCTCCGGTGTTCGTGAGCGACTGGTTGAACAACAGGCCCTTGTTCCTTGAGCGGGATGTGAGAAAGGAACTCGAGAAGAAGTTCCCGCAATTGAAGATCAAGAGTCCATCACTGATCGTGGGGCGCTTGCGCGCGGTGAAGAGTCCGGTGGAAGTCGGACAGATCAGAAGGTCCATTGCTGCAACCGGAGAAGGGTTGGGCGCCGCATTCAGGATATGCCGTCCGGGCATGAAAGAGTATGAACTGCAGGCGGCGATCGAGTACCCGATGTACCGCAACGGGGCTACCGCTCCGGCGTTTTCCTCGATCGTCGGGTCGGGTCCGAACTCTCTGATCCTTCACTATGAACACAATCAGCGGACGATGCAGGCGGGTGATGTTGTGGTGATGGATGTCGGGGCCGAGATCGAGGGGTATGCCGCGGACATCACGCGGACGATCCCGGTCTCCGGGAAGTTCACGCCGGAACAGCGGAAGGTGTACGAGACGGTTCTGCGCGCGCAGGAAGCCATCATCAAGGCGATCAGGCCGGGAGCATTGTGGTCGGATATGGACCGTGCGGCGAAGGCCGTCATCGATGCTGCCGGGTATGGGAAGTACTGGCGGCATTCGGTGTCGCACCATCTGGGGATCGATGTCCACGATGCCGGGCCGATGGACACGTTGCGGGTGGGGATGGTCGTGACGATGGAGCCGGGCGTGTATATTCCGGTTGCCGATACCACGGTGGCGTCGGGGTTCCGTGGCGTGGGCATCCGGATCGAGGATGATGCCCTGGTCACGGAAACGGGGTGTGAAGTACTCACCGCTGCGGTACCGAAGCAGCCTGCCGACATCGAGAGGATCATGAAGAAGAAGTAG
- a CDS encoding metal-dependent hydrolase, with product MPHHSRQAHPTPVSITWYGHSAFAIRSPGGVTVLVDPWLDNPKAPPDALARAQADVILVTHGHGDHFGNTVELAKRTGAHVFAIYEISVYLQGQGVQNVHGLNKSGTGSFRGLHFTMTHAEHSGGLEPGGPIISGGDPAGFVIRLENGQTIYHAGDTGVFGDMQLIGHLYKPQIVMLPIGGAYTMGPLEAAYACKLLKPQHIIGMHYGTYPVLEGTPEQLKDHLSEAMRKKVLTLTPGEAVEM from the coding sequence ATGCCACATCATTCGCGGCAGGCACACCCGACACCGGTCAGCATCACCTGGTACGGCCATTCCGCATTCGCCATTCGCTCACCCGGGGGGGTCACAGTGCTTGTGGATCCCTGGTTGGACAATCCGAAGGCACCGCCGGACGCGCTCGCCCGGGCCCAGGCGGATGTGATCCTTGTGACCCACGGACACGGGGACCATTTCGGGAACACCGTCGAACTGGCCAAACGGACCGGCGCTCATGTGTTCGCGATCTACGAGATCTCCGTCTATCTGCAGGGCCAGGGCGTCCAGAATGTTCACGGCCTCAATAAATCGGGCACCGGATCCTTCCGTGGCCTCCATTTCACCATGACGCACGCCGAGCACAGCGGTGGGCTGGAACCGGGCGGGCCGATCATCTCCGGGGGCGATCCCGCTGGATTCGTCATCCGCCTCGAGAACGGCCAGACCATCTATCATGCCGGGGACACGGGAGTGTTCGGCGACATGCAGCTCATCGGGCACCTCTACAAGCCGCAGATCGTCATGTTGCCCATCGGCGGCGCGTATACGATGGGTCCGCTCGAGGCCGCGTACGCGTGCAAACTGCTCAAACCGCAGCATATCATCGGGATGCACTACGGGACCTACCCGGTGCTTGAAGGCACCCCGGAACAACTGAAAGATCACCTGTCGGAAGCGATGAGAAAGAAAGTTCTCACCCTGACCCCCGGCGAAGCAGTGGAGATGTGA
- a CDS encoding BMC domain-containing protein codes for MQKNSIGLIELSSIAAGFLVADAMLKAAEVEIVLSRSICSGKYMVLVGGDVAAVTASVEAGTTAGEGSVIDTFVIPNVHPSLFPALGGSATVTTLESLGIIESFSVASMIEAADAAAKAANVQIIELRLAMALGGKAFVTLTGDVAAAQAAVDAGAAVVAAKGMLVNKVVIAAPRRELLTEIV; via the coding sequence ATGCAGAAGAATTCGATCGGACTCATTGAACTCTCCAGCATCGCTGCTGGTTTTCTCGTGGCCGATGCCATGTTGAAGGCCGCGGAGGTGGAGATCGTGCTCTCCCGCAGCATCTGTTCCGGGAAGTACATGGTGCTCGTCGGGGGCGATGTCGCCGCGGTCACGGCCAGCGTCGAGGCCGGCACGACGGCGGGTGAAGGCTCGGTGATCGACACCTTCGTCATTCCCAACGTCCATCCCTCGCTGTTTCCCGCGCTGGGCGGTTCCGCAACAGTGACGACCCTGGAGTCGCTCGGCATCATCGAATCGTTCTCCGTGGCCTCGATGATCGAGGCGGCGGATGCCGCGGCCAAGGCCGCGAACGTGCAGATCATCGAACTCCGCCTGGCGATGGCGCTCGGGGGGAAGGCCTTCGTGACGCTCACGGGTGATGTCGCGGCGGCGCAGGCCGCCGTCGATGCCGGTGCCGCTGTCGTCGCAGCGAAAGGCATGCTCGTGAACAAGGTCGTCATTGCCGCACCGCGCCGTGAACTCCTGACGGAGATCGTGTGA
- the corA gene encoding magnesium/cobalt transporter CorA, which translates to MVNIYQFLNGEIRKLTFKELRAAILDHNSILWVDMEDPMEAEEETLLVSMCDFHHLAIEDCQRGRGEEGHLPKVEDFGDYLFVIFNPVEGIATDDQTDAIARLEVTTSQLSAFLLKNMLVTHHYKPLRSISYVAGLCSKNPQVMGRGPDYIFHMIIDDVVDNYTPMLDNLDDAIDRTEDEVFHQPTSDTMMRILQLKRNIMTIRRVAVYQREMLNRLSRGEFPLITTDEMLYYRNVYDHLVRMTDMTDSYRDMVSSLLDAYLSVTSNRLNQVMKVLTIISTIFLPLSVITGFFGMNFTHLPIATWEHGVLVTSLFMLIVAGGMLAFFRWNDWI; encoded by the coding sequence ATGGTCAATATCTATCAGTTCCTGAATGGCGAGATCCGCAAGCTGACGTTCAAGGAGTTGCGGGCCGCCATTCTGGACCATAACAGCATCCTCTGGGTGGATATGGAAGACCCCATGGAGGCGGAAGAGGAGACCCTGTTGGTCTCGATGTGCGACTTCCACCACCTGGCGATCGAGGACTGTCAGCGCGGACGGGGAGAGGAAGGGCACCTTCCGAAGGTCGAGGATTTCGGCGACTATCTCTTCGTGATCTTCAACCCGGTAGAAGGGATCGCGACGGATGACCAGACCGACGCGATCGCCCGCCTCGAAGTGACCACATCCCAGCTCAGCGCGTTCCTCCTGAAGAACATGCTGGTCACCCACCATTATAAGCCCCTGCGGTCCATCTCGTACGTCGCCGGCCTTTGCTCGAAGAACCCGCAGGTGATGGGGCGCGGGCCGGACTATATCTTCCACATGATCATCGACGATGTCGTGGACAACTACACGCCGATGCTGGATAACCTGGATGACGCCATCGACCGTACGGAGGACGAGGTGTTCCACCAGCCGACGTCGGACACGATGATGCGGATCCTTCAGTTGAAGCGCAACATCATGACCATCCGGCGCGTTGCCGTGTACCAGCGTGAAATGCTCAACCGCCTCTCCCGCGGCGAGTTCCCGCTGATCACGACCGACGAGATGCTGTACTACCGGAATGTCTACGACCACCTCGTCCGCATGACCGACATGACGGATTCCTATCGCGATATGGTGTCTTCGTTGCTCGATGCGTATCTGTCCGTGACCTCCAACAGATTGAATCAGGTGATGAAGGTCCTGACGATCATCTCCACGATATTCCTGCCGTTGAGTGTGATCACGGGCTTCTTCGGGATGAACTTCACGCATCTCCCGATCGCGACGTGGGAGCACGGCGTCCTCGTAACGTCGCTCTTCATGCTCATTGTCGCAGGGGGGATGCTCGCCTTTTTCCGCTGGAACGACTGGATCTGA